From the Chloroflexota bacterium genome, one window contains:
- a CDS encoding IS630 family transposase, producing the protein MPRGRPLEELTVTAEEQARLTEWTRRPTTAQALAVRARIVLGAAEGRSNKDIAATLRITEPTVGKWRRRFLAGRLDGLLDEPRPGAPRTIGDADVERVIAITLESAPRDATHWSTRSMAATTGFSQSSISRIWRAFALQPHRSETFKLSTDPLFIEKVRDIVGLYLAPPERALVLSVDEKSQIQALDRTAPMLPMRPGQVERHTHDYERHGTTSLFAALDVATGQVIGECHGRHRAVEFRSFLDTIEASVPPELEVHVILDNYGTHKTALIRRWLVGHPRYHLHFTPTSASWLNLVERFFALLTEKQIRRGSHRSTAELKAAILAYLAIYNENPKPFIWTRSADQILASVARFCRRTLDSAH; encoded by the coding sequence ATGCCCAGGGGACGCCCCCTCGAGGAGCTCACCGTGACGGCGGAGGAACAGGCGAGGCTGACCGAGTGGACACGCCGGCCGACGACGGCCCAGGCGCTGGCTGTCCGGGCGCGCATCGTGCTCGGGGCCGCCGAGGGCCGCTCGAACAAGGACATCGCCGCGACACTGCGGATCACCGAGCCGACCGTCGGCAAGTGGCGGCGCCGGTTCCTCGCCGGGCGCCTCGACGGCCTGCTCGACGAACCGCGGCCGGGCGCCCCGCGGACGATCGGCGACGCCGACGTCGAGCGGGTCATCGCGATCACGCTTGAGTCGGCGCCGCGTGACGCCACCCACTGGAGCACCCGCTCGATGGCCGCCACCACCGGCTTCAGCCAGAGCTCGATCAGCCGGATCTGGCGGGCCTTCGCCCTCCAACCTCACCGGAGCGAGACGTTCAAGCTGAGTACCGATCCCTTGTTCATCGAGAAGGTCCGCGACATCGTGGGGCTGTACCTCGCCCCGCCCGAGCGGGCCCTCGTGTTGAGCGTCGACGAGAAGAGCCAGATCCAGGCCCTCGACCGGACGGCGCCGATGCTGCCGATGCGGCCCGGCCAGGTCGAGCGCCATACCCACGACTACGAGCGCCATGGCACGACGAGCCTGTTCGCCGCCCTCGACGTGGCGACCGGCCAAGTGATCGGCGAGTGCCACGGGCGTCACCGGGCAGTCGAGTTCCGCTCGTTCCTCGACACGATCGAGGCGAGCGTGCCGCCCGAGCTCGAGGTCCACGTCATCCTCGACAACTACGGCACCCACAAGACGGCGCTCATCCGGCGCTGGCTCGTCGGCCACCCCCGCTACCACCTCCACTTCACGCCCACGAGCGCCTCCTGGCTCAACCTCGTCGAGCGGTTCTTCGCGCTCCTCACCGAGAAGCAGATCCGCCGCGGCTCCCACCGCAGCACGGCCGAACTCAAGGCGGCCATCCTCGCCTACCTCGCGATCTACAACGAGAACCCCAAGCCCTTCATCTGGACCAGGAGCGCCGACCAGATCCTCGCCAGCGTGGCGCGGTTTTGTCGGCGGACCTTGGACTCGGCACACTAG
- a CDS encoding ABC transporter ATP-binding protein — protein sequence MTAPLRLPERHPAVALAGVARTYASGADVVRALEGVDLRVARGEAVAITGPSGSGKTTLLNLVAGLDRPTAGTITVFGTRIEDASERELAEFRAHHVGLVFQDPHLLSGLTALENLVAARLPWGRWRDLQDEARALLTELGLADRLDAPPSRLSGGERQRVGLARALMGSPELLLADEPTGNLDAATTEGLIGMLEAVRHEHDLTIVLATHDPAVAAFADRVVHLVGGRVDGERRLDRAGPLEARALEDR from the coding sequence ATGACCGCGCCGCTGCGTCTGCCTGAGCGGCATCCGGCCGTCGCCCTGGCCGGCGTCGCACGCACCTACGCCAGCGGTGCCGACGTCGTGCGCGCCCTCGAGGGGGTCGACCTGCGCGTCGCGCGGGGCGAGGCGGTCGCGATCACCGGGCCGTCGGGTTCGGGGAAGACCACGCTCCTCAACCTCGTGGCCGGACTCGATCGGCCGACCGCCGGCACGATCACTGTGTTCGGGACGCGCATCGAGGACGCCTCGGAGCGCGAGCTGGCGGAGTTCCGCGCCCATCATGTGGGCCTTGTCTTCCAGGACCCGCACCTGCTCTCCGGGCTCACCGCGCTCGAGAACCTGGTCGCGGCGCGGCTCCCCTGGGGGCGCTGGCGAGACCTGCAGGACGAGGCCCGTGCGCTCTTGACTGAACTCGGGCTGGCCGACCGGCTCGATGCGCCGCCCTCGCGCCTGTCCGGCGGCGAGCGCCAGCGCGTCGGCCTCGCCCGCGCGCTGATGGGGAGCCCGGAGCTGCTCCTCGCCGACGAGCCGACCGGCAACCTCGACGCCGCCACGACCGAGGGGCTCATCGGCATGCTCGAAGCCGTGCGCCACGAGCACGACCTCACCATCGTGCTGGCCACCCACGACCCGGCGGTGGCGGCGTTCGCCGACCGGGTCGTGCACCTCGTGGGCGGGCGGGTCGACGGGGAGCGCCGCCTCGATCGCGCAGGTCCGCTCGAAGCGCGGGCGCTCGAAGACCGATGA
- a CDS encoding DNA polymerase Y family protein, which produces MRLLHLHWPHLLLRLARSRSASFPQGPVILGGQPWTPGIVLDASPDARALGVRRGMSLGSAQRLAPEAVFLDPDPASDAAALERVLERLARFSPGVAGETDAGHPAVGRIELQLDGLERLWGPEPTLVRGVVEALETLLPGAPRAGIAGTRFAALIAASDAAPTPAGSDLSRMGLRSVPPGAEAAFLAPFPSALLTGDAEIRARLVRLGLRRIGQIAEIPRSALVARFGPEGGRIRARSRGEETEPFMPRRAPERLAFALPIEPPVDDLEPLRFLLHRLVAVLADQLAGRGMAAADAYLRLTLDAPAATDGPVTAATGPPVVEYRQRLPEPTAEGSVIERLLFARLERTPPPASVERMELELAGVVPAAGQQLSLFVPQAARASRLGWQLARLALTFGDDRIRRMEIVDPEAPLAEARWRWVDIDSGAAGSGAAGSGAAGSGQGARPGSGPGARPGVR; this is translated from the coding sequence ATGCGCCTCCTCCACCTCCACTGGCCGCATCTCCTCCTCCGGCTCGCCCGGTCGCGCTCCGCCTCGTTCCCGCAGGGGCCGGTGATCCTCGGCGGTCAGCCATGGACGCCCGGGATCGTGCTCGACGCGAGTCCGGACGCCCGAGCGCTCGGCGTCCGAAGGGGGATGTCGCTCGGGAGCGCCCAGCGACTCGCCCCTGAGGCGGTCTTCCTCGACCCTGATCCGGCGTCCGACGCGGCGGCGCTCGAACGTGTGCTCGAACGGCTCGCCCGGTTCAGCCCAGGCGTGGCCGGGGAGACGGATGCCGGTCACCCTGCCGTCGGGCGGATCGAGCTCCAGCTCGACGGCCTCGAGCGGCTGTGGGGTCCGGAGCCGACGCTTGTCCGGGGAGTCGTCGAGGCGCTCGAGACGCTCCTGCCCGGCGCGCCGCGGGCGGGGATCGCCGGGACACGCTTCGCGGCCCTCATCGCCGCCAGCGATGCCGCGCCCACCCCGGCGGGGTCCGACCTCTCACGGATGGGGCTCCGATCCGTCCCGCCTGGAGCGGAGGCGGCGTTCCTCGCCCCGTTCCCCTCCGCGCTCCTCACCGGAGATGCGGAGATCCGGGCTCGACTCGTCCGGCTCGGACTTCGACGGATCGGGCAGATCGCGGAGATCCCGCGCTCGGCGCTCGTCGCCCGGTTCGGACCGGAGGGGGGACGCATCCGGGCCCGGTCCCGCGGAGAGGAGACGGAGCCGTTCATGCCCCGCCGGGCGCCGGAACGCCTCGCGTTCGCCCTCCCGATCGAGCCGCCGGTCGACGACCTCGAACCGCTCCGGTTCCTCCTCCATCGACTCGTGGCCGTCCTTGCCGATCAACTCGCCGGCCGCGGGATGGCCGCCGCCGACGCGTACCTCCGACTGACGCTCGACGCCCCGGCCGCGACCGACGGTCCGGTCACGGCCGCCACCGGACCGCCCGTCGTCGAGTACCGCCAGCGACTCCCCGAGCCCACGGCCGAGGGTTCGGTGATCGAGCGCCTCCTGTTCGCCCGCCTCGAGCGGACGCCGCCGCCCGCATCGGTCGAGCGGATGGAGCTGGAGCTCGCCGGTGTCGTCCCGGCCGCCGGTCAGCAGCTGTCGCTGTTCGTCCCACAGGCGGCTCGCGCGTCGCGGCTTGGCTGGCAGCTCGCCCGACTCGCCCTGACCTTCGGCGACGATCGGATCCGGCGGATGGAGATCGTCGATCCGGAGGCGCCGCTCGCCGAGGCGCGCTGGCGGTGGGTGGACATCGACTCCGGTGCGGCAGGCTCCGGTGCGGCAGGCTCCGGTGCGGCAGGCTCCGGCCAGGGCGCGCGGCCGGGTTCCGGTCCGGGCGCGCGGCCGGGCGTTCGATGA
- a CDS encoding RNA polymerase sigma factor, whose translation MTVPENSSQRGLVERAQHGDGEAFARLVSNHLDASWRFVRAIGGDRVDPDDVVQEGFVMVWRDLPRLRNADAFEPWLRAVLVHATRHALRRDGGVRLIRITGDSSSDAMDRSAAIRADSLVDPHLEPGASLANRDAVAHAFGRLSVDQRTILALHYLEGHPLEWIAQVIRCPLGTVKSRLSGARSALRAALSAEDRPADD comes from the coding sequence ATGACAGTGCCCGAGAACAGCAGTCAGCGCGGACTCGTCGAGCGCGCGCAGCACGGCGACGGCGAGGCGTTCGCCCGGCTCGTGTCGAACCATCTCGACGCCTCGTGGCGGTTTGTCCGGGCGATCGGAGGCGACCGTGTCGACCCCGACGATGTCGTGCAGGAGGGGTTCGTGATGGTCTGGCGTGATCTCCCGCGACTCCGCAACGCGGACGCGTTCGAGCCATGGCTCCGGGCGGTCCTCGTCCATGCGACCCGCCATGCCCTCCGCCGTGACGGTGGGGTCCGCCTCATCAGGATCACCGGGGACTCCTCGTCGGACGCGATGGACCGCAGCGCCGCCATCCGCGCGGACAGTCTGGTCGATCCGCACCTCGAGCCGGGCGCCTCGCTGGCGAACCGCGATGCGGTCGCGCACGCCTTCGGCCGACTCTCGGTCGATCAGCGGACCATCCTCGCCCTGCACTACCTCGAGGGCCATCCGCTGGAGTGGATCGCGCAGGTGATCCGATGCCCGCTTGGCACGGTCAAGTCGCGCCTGTCCGGTGCCCGCTCCGCCCTGCGGGCGGCGCTCAGCGCCGAGGATCGGCCCGCCGATGACTGA
- a CDS encoding response regulator transcription factor — protein MTAPRRGTIDPALRPPGPILVVDDDPKIVRLVRTYLERDGFDVVGAADGRTALAAIERHRPALVILDLMLPEIDGRDVIRALRHTEQADGRPAVPVLILSARGSLGDRIAGFEDGADDYLPKPFSPAELVLRVGAILRRVATEPAIEVTAGGLIDGSGRPPLRQADLVVDRERHEVTRGGERIPLTNVEFRLLETLLEADGRVLSRDQLLDAVYGSDATDVLDRTIDVHVGRLRDKLADDADRPRYVMTVRGVGYRSAPVDPGR, from the coding sequence ATGACCGCACCCCGCCGCGGGACGATCGATCCCGCCCTCCGCCCGCCCGGTCCGATCCTCGTCGTGGACGACGATCCGAAGATCGTCCGGCTCGTCCGGACCTACCTCGAGCGCGATGGGTTCGACGTCGTGGGCGCCGCGGACGGACGGACCGCCCTCGCGGCGATCGAACGCCATCGGCCGGCCCTCGTGATCCTCGACCTCATGCTCCCCGAGATCGACGGGCGGGACGTCATCCGGGCCCTCCGGCACACCGAGCAGGCGGACGGACGGCCAGCCGTCCCCGTCCTCATCCTCTCCGCCCGCGGATCGCTCGGCGACCGGATCGCCGGGTTCGAGGACGGCGCCGACGATTACCTGCCGAAGCCGTTCTCCCCCGCCGAGCTCGTCCTCCGGGTCGGAGCCATCCTCCGGCGCGTCGCCACCGAGCCCGCCATCGAGGTCACCGCCGGTGGCCTTATCGACGGGTCGGGTCGGCCGCCGCTTCGCCAGGCAGACCTCGTGGTCGACCGTGAGCGGCACGAGGTGACCCGGGGCGGCGAGCGGATCCCGCTCACGAACGTCGAGTTCCGGCTCCTCGAGACGCTCCTCGAGGCGGACGGGCGAGTCCTCTCGCGCGACCAGCTGCTCGACGCGGTGTACGGCTCGGATGCGACCGACGTCCTCGACCGGACGATCGACGTCCACGTGGGTCGTCTCCGCGACAAGCTCGCCGACGACGCGGACCGGCCGCGATACGTCATGACGGTCCGCGGCGTCGGATATCGGAGCGCGCCGGTGGATCCCGGCCGATGA
- a CDS encoding RNA polymerase sigma factor, translating to MARRAYEEHEDPDEGRRGVMNDDDPRRAAVERAYRAHADDVYRVAYAILRDPDAAADTTHDAFARAYERWDQYDANRPLRPWLHAIVGHLALDALRRRRVHERTMPFLRHVAEIAAIAPIDLAAGPEMAMARRDTVDVGLGMLSPTARAAIVLRHYYGYDYVEIGTFLGTSAGNVGSILSRAHAELRRRLSDDAPADRLGRSAV from the coding sequence GTGGCCCGCCGTGCGTATGAGGAGCATGAGGATCCCGACGAAGGCCGCCGCGGCGTCATGAACGACGACGATCCGCGGCGGGCCGCGGTCGAACGGGCCTACCGGGCGCACGCCGATGACGTCTATCGCGTGGCGTATGCGATCCTCCGGGACCCCGACGCCGCCGCGGACACGACCCACGACGCGTTCGCCCGGGCCTATGAGCGGTGGGACCAGTACGACGCGAACCGTCCGCTCCGGCCGTGGCTTCACGCGATCGTCGGCCATCTGGCGCTCGACGCCCTCCGCCGACGCCGCGTCCACGAGCGGACGATGCCGTTCCTCCGGCACGTCGCGGAGATCGCGGCGATCGCGCCGATCGATCTGGCCGCGGGCCCGGAGATGGCGATGGCCCGTCGCGACACCGTCGACGTGGGCCTCGGGATGCTCAGCCCGACGGCACGGGCCGCGATCGTCCTCCGCCACTACTACGGCTACGACTACGTCGAGATCGGGACGTTCCTCGGCACGAGCGCCGGCAACGTCGGCTCGATCCTCAGCCGCGCCCACGCCGAGCTGCGACGGCGCCTTTCGGACGATGCCCCCGCCGACCGGCTCGGCCGTTCGGCGGTCTGA
- a CDS encoding PadR family transcriptional regulator, with protein MGLSGALTALLLPGSSHGYELHATLEAELGSTWVTRPAQVYLTLGRMGRDGLVTSQRIHQETRPDRQRLTLTEAGRRAAEDWLASGPADELVVRLAVARLVIPERLPALVAAMIDERTTALHRLRAARAEDEGGFRAEARDAEIGAVQAQLRWLDGLRDHLDELLARPRRRPQDDRAAASA; from the coding sequence GTGGGACTCTCCGGCGCGCTCACCGCGCTCCTGCTCCCGGGCTCGAGCCACGGCTATGAGCTCCACGCGACCCTGGAAGCCGAACTCGGATCGACCTGGGTGACGCGCCCGGCACAGGTGTACCTGACGCTCGGGCGCATGGGCCGCGACGGCCTCGTGACGAGCCAGCGGATCCACCAAGAGACGCGGCCTGACCGGCAACGCCTCACCCTCACCGAGGCAGGACGGCGCGCGGCCGAGGATTGGCTCGCCAGTGGGCCCGCCGACGAACTGGTCGTCCGCCTCGCCGTGGCGCGCCTGGTCATCCCCGAGCGCCTGCCCGCGCTCGTCGCCGCGATGATCGACGAACGGACGACGGCACTCCACCGGCTCCGCGCAGCCCGCGCGGAAGACGAAGGAGGGTTCCGGGCGGAGGCCCGCGATGCCGAGATCGGCGCGGTCCAGGCGCAGCTGCGCTGGCTCGACGGGCTGCGTGACCATCTCGACGAGCTCCTCGCCCGACCACGCAGGAGGCCGCAGGATGACCGCGCCGCTGCGTCTGCCTGA
- a CDS encoding PHP domain-containing protein — MTDSTPYAELHCHTNFSFLDGASPPDELIERAVRLGLTGLAITDHQGLYGVVRFATAAEAAGLHPVIGVEIELVNPAVPDPGGIVVPPRRSSGGARGRREVDGGDWVDRGSARVPFAGRVPVDGLPARPRPDRARPPGHRPVVREDLRGVSPAMRGPHLVLLARDAAGYRSLCRLVSRANMAGTKGVPRFTQALLAEHVEGIVALSGCRDGEIARRLIAGDLEGARAVGERYARLFSGSAASGRPARSSGPAGSGGSAASGRPAVREGSAVASAGFVLELGHHLLPGDDWLVAETAALADDLGLPVVVTNDVHYAEPTDRELHDVLTAIRHGRTLDTLGDLRSPSGEHYLKSAGELAALPPGDPATAVGSMDDARTARAWAEGIRSAAELAAACTVDLGFERYRFPGFPVPGGETPFSHLSDLCWTGVRRRYHPMTPAVVTQLAHELDVIERTGLAEFFLICWDLMRFARERGIPAQGRGSAADSLVAYVLGITRVDPIRHNLLFERFINEGRTTYPDVDIDFSSARREEVIQYVYRRYGSEHTGMVCNLVTYRARSAVREVGIALGFPRPLVDRVAKALETYDSVTVRRDLESEGGFGQFFRRSDEPEMGLPGGPSTRTGGPGDDEGGPGDTPASVAWLRAGRGTGYLTHRDRVVAPGRPASAPGSLAPGRPASERRPAPPPQPRGGSTRGLSDWERWLEFCARIDGFPRHLSIHSGGMLVTAAPLIDIAPLERATMKDRVVVQFDKRDVETLRLIKLDLLGLGMLAAIDETLQLIEHDCATCLDLDRLPEEIAEVFAMLQAADTVGVFQVESRAQMQTLPKSRPQNLDDLVVEVAIIRPGPIQGNAVHPYLRRKQGLEPVTYLHPSLEPILRDSLGVILYQEQVMRIAIDVAGFSPADSDGFRRAMGTWRSSREMEKLHRRFVDGCLRQPGMDEPMAEELFRQVAAFASFGFAKSHAAAFARTAYESAFLKLFYPAQFVVGLINAQPMGFYPVEVLVNDAKRHGVTVLPVDLNASSFRTTTEWVGMPDWAKGVDPASASACVVPDAGARRRWAAESAIGWGVRLGLGLVKGIGEEQAERLDAELARGPYTSLADVVERTGLPEEVLERLIRVGALDPLGRPRRELLWQLREVVGANRTASHPAITRAAGRPSDLRLPATPAPGSPPLTETERLGDAYAIIGLDAQRQVVELFRPALDRLGAATNGSLADRRPGAVRIGGLVVTRQHPMTAKGTVFLALEDETGMVNVTLWPDTWARLRSVVRRHALLLVDGELQREGNVVNVVARDARALPEAVVAVGGPDRPIGVRQLGHAGMRRLG; from the coding sequence ATGACCGACTCGACCCCCTACGCCGAGCTCCATTGCCACACGAACTTCTCGTTCCTCGACGGGGCGTCGCCGCCGGACGAGCTCATCGAACGAGCGGTCCGTCTCGGCCTGACCGGTCTCGCCATCACCGATCATCAGGGCCTCTACGGGGTCGTGCGCTTCGCGACGGCGGCCGAGGCGGCGGGCCTCCATCCGGTCATCGGGGTGGAGATCGAGCTCGTCAACCCGGCCGTCCCGGATCCGGGCGGGATCGTGGTGCCGCCACGACGGTCGTCCGGTGGGGCTCGCGGCCGCCGCGAGGTGGATGGCGGGGACTGGGTGGATCGAGGATCCGCGCGAGTGCCGTTCGCGGGACGCGTCCCCGTGGACGGGCTGCCGGCTCGGCCACGGCCCGATCGGGCTCGACCTCCCGGACACCGGCCGGTGGTCAGGGAGGACCTTCGAGGTGTGAGCCCCGCGATGCGCGGGCCGCACCTCGTCCTTCTCGCCCGGGATGCGGCCGGGTATCGGAGCCTCTGCCGCCTCGTCTCCCGGGCGAACATGGCCGGGACGAAGGGTGTCCCACGGTTCACCCAGGCACTCCTCGCCGAGCACGTCGAGGGCATCGTCGCGCTCTCAGGCTGCCGCGACGGCGAGATCGCCCGACGGCTCATCGCCGGTGACCTCGAGGGCGCCCGGGCTGTGGGCGAGCGATATGCGCGACTGTTCAGCGGTTCGGCGGCGAGCGGTCGCCCGGCGCGGAGCAGCGGCCCGGCGGGAAGCGGCGGTTCGGCGGCGAGCGGTCGCCCGGCGGTCCGAGAGGGCTCGGCGGTCGCCTCGGCGGGGTTCGTCCTCGAGCTCGGTCATCACCTCCTCCCCGGTGACGACTGGCTCGTGGCGGAGACGGCGGCGCTCGCCGACGATCTCGGCTTGCCGGTCGTCGTCACGAACGATGTCCACTACGCCGAACCGACGGATCGTGAGCTCCACGATGTCCTCACCGCGATCCGTCACGGCCGGACGCTCGACACGCTCGGCGACCTGCGGTCCCCGTCCGGCGAGCACTACCTCAAGTCGGCCGGCGAGCTCGCGGCGTTGCCGCCGGGTGACCCTGCGACCGCCGTCGGCTCGATGGACGACGCGCGGACGGCCCGTGCCTGGGCCGAGGGCATCCGCTCGGCCGCCGAGCTCGCGGCGGCGTGCACGGTGGATCTCGGGTTCGAGCGGTATCGGTTCCCCGGGTTCCCGGTGCCCGGTGGGGAGACGCCGTTCAGTCACCTCTCGGACCTGTGCTGGACGGGAGTCCGCCGCCGCTACCATCCGATGACCCCGGCGGTCGTGACCCAGCTCGCCCACGAGCTCGACGTCATCGAACGGACCGGCCTCGCCGAGTTCTTCCTCATCTGCTGGGATCTCATGCGGTTCGCCCGCGAGCGCGGCATCCCCGCCCAGGGACGGGGGAGCGCGGCGGATTCGCTCGTCGCCTACGTCCTCGGGATCACCCGGGTGGACCCGATCCGCCACAACCTCCTCTTCGAGCGGTTCATCAATGAGGGCCGGACGACGTATCCGGACGTCGACATCGACTTCTCGTCGGCGCGGCGAGAGGAGGTGATCCAGTACGTGTACCGGCGGTACGGATCGGAACACACCGGCATGGTCTGCAATCTCGTCACGTACCGGGCCAGGTCGGCGGTGCGAGAGGTGGGGATCGCGCTCGGGTTCCCGCGGCCGCTCGTCGATCGGGTGGCGAAGGCACTCGAGACGTATGACAGCGTCACGGTCCGTCGCGACCTCGAGTCGGAGGGTGGCTTCGGGCAGTTCTTCCGGCGATCGGACGAGCCTGAGATGGGGTTGCCCGGCGGGCCATCCACCCGGACGGGTGGTCCCGGTGACGATGAGGGCGGACCGGGCGACACGCCAGCGAGCGTCGCCTGGCTTCGAGCCGGGCGCGGGACCGGCTATCTCACCCACCGCGATCGGGTCGTCGCGCCGGGACGGCCAGCGTCCGCGCCGGGGTCCCTTGCGCCGGGACGACCAGCGTCCGAGCGACGACCCGCGCCGCCGCCCCAGCCTCGCGGTGGCAGCACGCGCGGCCTGTCCGACTGGGAGCGCTGGCTCGAGTTCTGTGCCCGCATCGATGGCTTCCCCCGCCACCTGAGCATCCATTCGGGCGGGATGCTCGTGACCGCCGCGCCGCTCATCGACATCGCGCCACTCGAGCGAGCGACGATGAAGGACCGCGTCGTCGTCCAGTTCGACAAGCGCGATGTCGAGACGCTCAGGCTCATCAAGCTCGACCTGCTCGGCCTCGGCATGCTCGCCGCGATCGACGAGACGCTCCAGCTCATCGAGCACGACTGCGCGACCTGTCTCGACCTCGACCGCCTGCCGGAGGAGATCGCCGAGGTCTTCGCGATGCTCCAGGCGGCGGACACGGTGGGCGTCTTCCAGGTCGAGAGCCGGGCCCAGATGCAGACGCTGCCGAAGTCGCGACCGCAGAACCTCGACGACCTCGTCGTGGAGGTCGCGATCATCCGGCCGGGCCCGATCCAGGGCAACGCGGTCCATCCGTACCTGCGACGCAAGCAGGGCCTCGAGCCGGTGACGTACCTCCACCCGAGCCTCGAGCCGATCCTTCGCGACAGCCTCGGCGTCATCCTCTACCAGGAACAGGTCATGCGGATCGCCATCGATGTCGCCGGTTTCAGCCCGGCCGACTCGGATGGCTTCCGGCGGGCGATGGGCACGTGGCGTTCGAGCCGGGAGATGGAGAAGCTCCACCGGCGGTTCGTGGACGGGTGCCTGCGGCAGCCGGGGATGGACGAACCGATGGCGGAGGAGCTCTTCCGCCAGGTGGCCGCGTTCGCGAGCTTCGGGTTCGCGAAGTCGCACGCGGCCGCGTTCGCCCGGACGGCCTACGAGTCGGCGTTCCTCAAGCTGTTCTATCCGGCCCAGTTCGTCGTCGGGCTCATCAACGCCCAGCCGATGGGCTTCTACCCGGTGGAGGTCCTCGTCAACGACGCGAAGCGGCACGGTGTCACGGTTCTGCCGGTGGACCTCAACGCGAGCAGCTTCCGGACGACGACGGAATGGGTGGGGATGCCGGACTGGGCGAAGGGCGTCGACCCGGCTTCGGCGTCGGCCTGCGTCGTCCCGGATGCCGGGGCACGCCGACGGTGGGCGGCCGAGAGTGCGATCGGCTGGGGGGTGAGACTCGGTCTCGGGCTCGTCAAGGGCATCGGTGAGGAGCAGGCGGAGCGGCTGGATGCGGAACTCGCCCGCGGTCCGTACACGAGCCTGGCCGATGTCGTCGAGCGGACCGGACTCCCCGAGGAGGTCCTCGAGCGACTCATCCGTGTCGGAGCCCTCGATCCGCTCGGGCGGCCGCGCCGCGAACTCCTCTGGCAGCTCCGCGAGGTGGTCGGTGCGAACCGGACTGCCTCCCACCCGGCGATCACCCGTGCTGCGGGACGCCCGTCGGATCTCCGTCTTCCGGCGACCCCCGCCCCCGGATCGCCGCCGCTGACCGAGACCGAACGGCTCGGTGACGCATACGCGATCATCGGCCTCGATGCGCAACGGCAGGTGGTGGAGCTGTTCCGTCCGGCACTCGATCGGCTCGGCGCCGCGACGAACGGGTCCCTCGCGGATCGGCGGCCCGGGGCGGTGCGGATCGGCGGGCTCGTCGTGACCCGTCAGCACCCGATGACGGCGAAGGGCACGGTCTTCCTCGCCCTCGAGGACGAGACCGGGATGGTGAATGTCACCCTCTGGCCGGACACCTGGGCGCGACTCCGGAGTGTCGTCAGGCGCCACGCCCTCCTCCTCGTCGACGGCGAGCTTCAGCGCGAGGGGAACGTCGTCAACGTCGTGGCGAGGGACGCCCGGGCGCTGCCCGAGGCGGTCGTGGCCGTGGGTGGACCGGACCGCCCGATCGGCGTTCGGCAGCTCGGCCACGCGGGGATGCGGCGGCTCGGCTGA
- a CDS encoding HAMP domain-containing histidine kinase produces the protein MIGRGIAGRIALAALASAAVGLLILVAGVQIVGSQVFTRLMETHGSQASDAQAMFDQSVTWVVAVAAVIAILASLILAMAFGRRLAGPLGRIGGAARRIADGDYGARVPRDGPEELVSLADSFNQMAASLEDQERLRRDFIANAAHELRTPLTNLQGYLEALRDGVITADRATYVSLWEEADRLVRLSRSLDTLAEGDAAEGPPTLVEVDLAAAVRAALERAAPAVERAGLTVTPELPVRLPARADPDHLSRILDNLVSNAVRYTPAGGSVVVRAERRPADSLVSISNTGDEIPPDDLGRVFERFYRVEKSRDRARGGAGIGLAIVKQLVEAGGGRVGVESREGLTRFWFSLPA, from the coding sequence ATGATCGGCCGGGGGATCGCCGGGCGGATCGCACTCGCGGCACTCGCCTCGGCGGCGGTCGGCCTGCTCATCCTCGTGGCGGGCGTCCAGATCGTCGGCTCGCAGGTCTTCACCCGGCTCATGGAGACCCACGGCAGTCAGGCGAGCGATGCGCAGGCGATGTTCGACCAGTCCGTCACGTGGGTCGTCGCCGTCGCGGCGGTCATCGCGATCCTCGCGAGCCTGATCCTGGCGATGGCTTTCGGCCGCCGGCTCGCCGGCCCGCTCGGACGGATTGGTGGAGCAGCGCGGCGCATCGCGGACGGCGACTACGGCGCTCGGGTGCCGCGTGACGGCCCGGAGGAGCTCGTGAGCCTCGCCGATTCCTTCAACCAGATGGCGGCCTCGCTCGAGGACCAGGAGCGGCTGCGACGGGATTTCATCGCGAACGCGGCCCACGAGCTCCGCACCCCGTTGACGAACCTGCAGGGCTATCTCGAGGCGCTTCGCGACGGCGTCATCACCGCGGACCGGGCGACGTACGTGTCGCTCTGGGAGGAGGCCGACCGTCTCGTCCGGCTGTCACGGTCGCTCGACACGCTCGCCGAGGGCGATGCCGCGGAGGGGCCGCCGACGCTCGTCGAGGTGGATCTCGCGGCAGCGGTGCGGGCCGCTCTCGAGCGGGCAGCGCCGGCCGTCGAACGGGCCGGCCTGACGGTGACCCCCGAGCTGCCGGTCCGACTTCCGGCCCGGGCGGACCCGGACCACCTGAGCCGGATCCTCGACAACCTCGTCTCGAACGCCGTGCGCTACACACCGGCCGGAGGCAGCGTCGTCGTCCGTGCCGAACGACGTCCGGCGGACTCGCTCGTGTCCATCTCGAACACCGGCGACGAGATCCCGCCGGACGATCTGGGCCGAGTCTTCGAGCGCTTCTATCGGGTCGAGAAATCGCGCGACCGGGCGCGCGGCGGGGCTGGGATCGGGCTGGCCATCGTCAAGCAGCTCGTGGAGGCGGGCGGCGGACGCGTCGGCGTCGAATCGCGCGAGGGTCTCACGCGATTCTGGTTCAGCCTGCCGGCCTGA